AGTTAAAGGTACTATAATTTAGCACCAGCAATCATAATTTTAATAGCTAGAATTTCTACTTTTGTTAACCATGAGCTTTAATGGTTTTGTCTATTATAAAACGATAAAGTGTTGATTGATTATGTTTCGTTAACCACAAATCTTTACCAGTTCTAAATATAGCTTGCAAGTAGCAGATAGCAGTGTTACTAAATGCAACTTTTGTTCCacaagcacttgcatgttttctgTCCTGAAGTTTAAACAGCCAGAACTTGTGTATAAGAATCCTCTTTTAGGTTATTTACTTACTCTCTCCTTTGTCTTGCATATTGACATGGTGACACTTACAACTTTCCTGGTGAAATGTAGTTGATTATAGCCCTTGTGCAAAAATTTGTTATGGTGATTTGCCGTTACGATATTTTTGTGAGATGTTGTCAAATAGAAATTGGGCCATTTATTTCATTCTCCTAACTTACTTGGTCCTTGGAACATACACAGACCTGCTCTTTATTTTCTCTCAATACTTGTTTAACATAATTTACCTGTAAACGCACGCAGACATGAAGCATGGGTACAATGTGCAGCTTACTGAAGATGAAGAGTAGTTCTACTCTGTTGTCTGGCCTTCTCTGTAAAGCATATATCAATGTGGATACCAAAATGATCACCGCTCTTCAAGAATGAAACATATAGCATCAAATGCATCACCTTAAATTTCATCAGGAACTGGTGAAGAAGCATATTTTTGTAAGTTTTGTTTAGCAGTTAAACTTTGTCTTGTGTagatttttgtttgatttgtcCTTTTTCCAATCCCAAATTATGAGCATGTAAAAGTTTGATCGTTATGATATTGGTTTCATTAATTGATTTGCACTGTAACTGCTATCGTTCAAGAAGCTTTTGTAAATGTAAGTTGTATCTTTTGGATTTTTTGATCAGACAATAACCTCTCTTAGcattattcatatttttatactTGTTGATAATCACAAGTGCTTGTTGTAAATTCATCAGCAATTCCAATACTATTATCTGCTCTGCATATTACTAATTCATGAATCTTTTTGCGTTGATGGTTTAAATGCAGGGGCAATTTTCAGTTTTCTGCAAGTAACCCTATTCCATATCAAGAAAAGTAGTCAAATACCAGTTTCAGTTTTTACCAATTTGTCTGTGCCAAATATAATTCCTAGCTTACAGCAGAGTACCTTAAAACTCTACCATTGTTTGTTAATTCACTAGCACATTACAAGCTTTTTATGGCATAATAataccattttttcttttataaggaaaaaaaaaacctataaaCAAGAGATTAGAAATTTTCTTGTAGCAAGTCAAATCTTGTGGAAATACTCTTTTCTTGATTCCCTGAATACATAACCAAGacttgccaaaaaaaaaaaaaccccgaAAGACATCATAAGAAAATCACTTGCACGTGCAAGAAATGAAAGATGAGCAATGTCCCTTAGCTTTGTTGAAGTGATCtcattctttctctttttaATGGAAGAAGCTGGAAGAACTGGGCAAAGACTTACATGTTGTTGCTATTTATTGAGTTGGAGGGGCTTTTGCTGATTGAATCCATGCATAAGCCTAGACCAAGGTAAATCTTTTTAACCAGCACCGTGGACAAGATCAAAGACAACAAAGTATAATCCTGTAACCCCAGTCATTATACCAAACACTATTATTCCAAGTATCTCTATAAACTTGACATTGAATTTTTCACCTCCTCTTAGCTTCAAGTAGCAGCAGCAGGGGAACAATAATGATGTCAAAACCACAGAAAATGACCCCACGATCGCCATCAGAGACTCGAAATAAGGGAAAAAACAAGCAATCAGGGTTGTGATAATTAGGAGAATAAATCTTATGACAATACAAATTAACTGTTTCTTATATTGCTTTGGTAGTCCATCCTCGATAGCATCTGCAACAGGTGAAATCAACAAAGGATATCTAGACAGTGGTATGACTAATGAAGTATACAATGCTATTTTTGAACCAAGCTCTTGTTTTGGAAAATTCAGGGTGATTTGTGGGCAGGTTTCGCCTCCAAAGATGAGATAACCACCAACTGCAACTATGAGGTAGACTATACTATTGCATGAAAAACTGAGCAGCAATACCTGCAATAGATAGATGTAATGGACAATTTAGTTTGTGATTCAAATGagaaatcaaatgataagttaAATTGTGAACTAAAAGAAATCATCATAACTAATACAAGATAGCAGCAGGTGTTCACCTTAGTAAATTGTTGCTTATTTTGCATGGAGTTATACAGTGTAGGGAGGACTGAATGTCCTCCGAAGCAAGTTAGGAACAAACTGGTCGATATTGAGATACCTTTCCATGAAACAACTTTTGCTCGGTCTTGAAATCCATATCCACTAGTACCTCCAACCCAAAGCATAGCCAATATTATTACAAAAATCCCTAGTGTCCCCAAACCACTTATGAATGATAATTTTGTAACATTTGTTGAGAATAAAGTTGGAAGCATCACTAAAGCAGTGCAAACTGTGAACAACTTCTTTTCCCCAAGTTTTAGGTGTCCAAGGTAGAAGACTGTGTGGGGAAACAAATAATTTAGATTCTCAGACACCAACAGCAGTAGGCTGATAGAACTCAGATAGAGTTCTGTGCTCCCTATTAGTGAGGCCACTATTCTCCCTGACCTTCCAAATGCTTTATAACCCATGTCACCATAGCTCTGAACATCTGATTCATTACCGCGCATGCAACGCTCAAGCAGGAGAGCTGTCCGACAGCATACCATTGCAACCGCAATAAATAGTAATAAGCCAAGCCAACCAGCGATGGACAGTGCATATGGCAGTGTTAAAATGCCAACCCCTACAAAAAAGAGAACTTAGTACATACGTAAGATGCTGAAAAAATGAATTATGTTATGACCGAAAAAAACGACAACAAATAAATATAGCTGAGAGATGTCATTAACAAAATCAAATTGACTAAAGCAATATATAATTACCTAAAAATGCAGCAATCATGTTGTAACATGATTGCATGCAAGTGCTTTGTCCATCACCAGCAGTTACAGAAGCCATCTCCATTCCTCTATCAATAGTTGGTAACTTAGgtacttctttttttatttggtaagtTAGTAAGTTGGTATGAATTTTAGGAATTTTGCCGACTCAAATCAGCTATTGCACACGAACACTACATGCATGAAAACTGCCAGGCCTGTCATAAAATTTCTGTACTCACCCTAAATTCTCTGACGTTACAACCCgctataataataaatatacaAGTCTGCTTATTAATCCGTGCTCCCCTTGAAATCTGATTTTAGAACCTGTTTAAGTTGTAATTCTTGTGGCTTAAGGCAGTTGAGAATCTCAAGTTCCTCCCTCAGGAATTGCAAGAATTGGAGAATGGAATCAGGAATTGCAAGAATTGAAGAACGCAATTCAAGAGTAGAGGATGAAGTTTTACTGCAGGAAGATCAAGAAAGTAGAGAGATGAAATGGAACTAATACGAAGGCCAAAACTGTTGTGCTCTCTTCTCAGTTATCTCCCTCTCTTTTATAAACGTCTCTCTTTCTTCCCTTTCGAGTACATCAGTATCTAAGTGCCTACCCTACTGACATGTAACTACTTTCCAGCTAACTGCTGAACCAGCTAAATGAAAAATTGCATCAGTTTACAAATTTATTGTTGCCCAAATCATGATACCTTTCTGCTATATATACGTTTCTTTCGTTCTTCCCCGTTTACTACATCAGTAACTAAGTGCCTACCCTACTGACATGTAACTATCTTCCAGCTAACTGAATCACCTAAATGAAAGACAAATGTATCAGTTTGCAAATTTATTGTTGCCCGAATAAGATGcctgtgatttttcaaaaactttactATTATGGCGTATGTTAAAAACTTTCTACCATTTTTAGGAAATCAAGTTTGCGAAAGATTTAAACACAATACAAGAAAAAACTAAGCTCGATATATtcttggaaatcaagtttaGTGAAAAAGGTTGAAtacaaaagtgaaaaaaattaaaaataagcaGGAATTGAGATCAATTAAacttttaaattaaaaaaaaaagtaaactaAACTTGATAACCTAAACAGAAAGATGGAGCTAAACTCGACTTATCGAATCTAGAGTGTGCATTGTGATACTGCAGATGCAGAATTATGTGGCCAAGAGTCAGATGATTTTAAGTGGGAGACAGCAAGTGCAAGTGACATGAGAAATGATGGAAGGGATGAAATGGATGAGGATTACTTTGAATGGAAGGATGATTTTGAGAGGACAGTCAAGTATGATAAACCTCCAGGTCCTATAATTTAGCACCAGCAATCATATGCACATTTTAATAGCTAGGCTTTCTATTTTTGTTAACCATGAGCTTTAATGGTTTTATCCATTATAAAACGATAAAATGTTGACTGATTATGTTTCGCTAACCACAAATCCTTACCATTTCTAAATACATAGCTTACAAAATGCAGTGTTACAAAATGCAACTTTTGTCCCCCAAGCACTTGCCTGTTTTCTGTCCTGAAGTTTAAACAGTCATGCCTTGTGTTAGCAAACGACTAGGCAATAATTAGGTTTCTAATTGCAGGGCAGTTTTCTACGATTAACCCTATTCCACATTAAGGAAAAACCAGATTCAGTTTGTTATACTGCTCGGGTCGTCCTAGTGATCAGGGGAGTATTTGGCACTTGGGATGGAAAGGATGTGGAGAGGGGtaggaggtttttttttttttttgggcggCCGGTGCCATACGTAATGACTAGTTTAGAATTCCATAAACTCTACCATTACTATTTCTAGTACCATTCTTTCTCTTTTCGAGGAAAGATCTATAAACAAGAGACTAGAGATTTTCTTGTAGCAAGTCAAGTCTTCTGGAAATACTTCACTTTGGATTCACTGAATTGAAAGACTTGCATACACAAAAAACGAAAAGACAGTAGTagttttacaaagaaaatgaagatacaaaacagaagaaaaacacAGAGCTTGTTGTTTTAACTACTGCGGACAAGGTTAGAGATAATGAAGTATACAATCCAACTGTGACCCCAACTGGTATTCCAAGTATCCTCATAAACTTGACAGTGAATCTTTCACCTCCTCGCAGCTTCAAATGGCAACAGCAGCAGCAGGGGACTAATAATGATGTCAATAACACAATGAACGACCCTGCGATTGTCATCATAGATTGGAAACGAGAAGGGGAAAAAGGATAAAAATGCTACATAGAATAATTCTTATGGAAATGCGAATCAACCATTGGATTTCTTTAGTGGTCCATCTTCGACAGCTTCTGCAATTAGTGAAATTAACAAGGGATATCTGCACAGTGGAATGAATAATGAAGTATACAATGTTATTTTTGAACAAagtttctgttttggaaaattCTTGGCGATTTGTGAGTAATTTTGCCTCCAAAGATGAGATAACCGCCAATTGAGAATAAGAAGTTGATTACACTATTGCATGAGCGCCATGTGAGTTTTCTTGTTACTATTCTCGTTCTGCACCTACGTCCATTGGCGTGTGGATGGGGGGCATGCTTTTTAGTCAATAAACTGGCTAGAAATATGATTTGGGACCAAAATGGTACACTTTGAATGTGAGGGatcattttgttttattttgcaTGTAAAGGACCAAAAAAGAGAGTTTTCAAAAATGTGAGAG
This sequence is a window from Coffea eugenioides isolate CCC68of chromosome 7, Ceug_1.0, whole genome shotgun sequence. Protein-coding genes within it:
- the LOC113776760 gene encoding amino acid transporter AVT1I-like; its protein translation is MEMASVTAGDGQSTCMQSCYNMIAAFLGVGILTLPYALSIAGWLGLLLFIAVAMVCCRTALLLERCMRGNESDVQSYGDMGYKAFGRSGRIVASLIGSTELYLSSISLLLLVSENLNYLFPHTVFYLGHLKLGEKKLFTVCTALVMLPTLFSTNVTKLSFISGLGTLGIFVIILAMLWVGGTSGYGFQDRAKVVSWKDAIEDGLPKQYKKQLICIVIRFILLIITTLIACFFPYFESLMAIVGSFSVVLTSLLFPCCCYLKLRGGEKFNVKFIEILGIIVFGIMTGVTGLYFVVFDLVHGAG